GAAGTAATTTCTACCCGCCAACATTTATTGAAAAATAATCTCAATAACCAATGCCTGGAAATGTAGCACAAAACTTAGGGGACTGCCACCCGCCTTCTAAAACGGTAATTGTTATCAATCTTAACGCAAACCCAAACGGGCTGGTTGTTCGGTGTTATAGCCGATCGCGATCGCGCCCCTCTTTGAGAGCAGACTCGCCCACAAATGCCCCTAAAGCATTGGAGTTTTGGGGGATTCCCCGCAAAGTCAAATCAGAAGTTACAAAACACACAATCTAGGCTGACACCTGATACAATCAGCCTGGATTCCTCAATCTGAGACTCACTCAAATGTTATCCATGCTATCGCTAGAAACCCATAAGGCTCACCCCCAGCTCAAGCTAGGACGGGTTCTAGTTGTTGAAGATGAAGAGTTAATTCGCGAAACCGTTGAATTGGCCTTAATTGAAGAAGGTTTTGAAGTCTTAACAGCAGAAGATGGCCGTTCCGTCTTAGAGATGTTGCATCGCAGCGAGGGCAGTAGCGAAAGCGAAATTACGCAGCTAGATTTAATTATTCTGGATTTAATGCTGCCCTACGTCAATGGATTAGATATCTGTCGCTTATTGCGCCATGAAGGTCATAGCGTCCCAATTTTAATCTTAAGCGCCAAAGGTTCAGAAACCGATCGGGTTGTCGGTCTAGAAGTTGGAGCAGACGACTATTTAACCAAACCCTTTGGAATGCGAGAGTTAATTGCTCGCGTCAGAGCCTTACTGCGGCGTCACCGCTGTCCCATTCCGCAATTTCAACCGCCAGTTCTACGCTTTCAAGACATTACCCTCTATCCTCAAGAGTGCCGCGTTGTGGTCAGAGGAGAAGAAATTAATCTTTCCCCCAAAGAATTCCGAATTTTGGAATTATTTATGAGCAACCCTCGCCGCGTTTGGTCGCGCGATCAATTGATCGAACGAGTCTGGGGGCCAGATTTTATGGGAGATAGCAAAACAGTAGACGTTCATATTCGTTGGCTGCGCGAGAAACTCGAAGTCGATCCAAGCCATCCCGAATATTTGTTAACCGTTCGCGGATTTGGCTATCGTTTCGGGTAATTAGACTACATTAAAAGTGAGCTTAAAAAACTCGAAGACTGAAAAGAGTCTGACAGCGAACAAGTCT
The Desertifilum tharense IPPAS B-1220 genome window above contains:
- a CDS encoding response regulator transcription factor, which gives rise to MLSLETHKAHPQLKLGRVLVVEDEELIRETVELALIEEGFEVLTAEDGRSVLEMLHRSEGSSESEITQLDLIILDLMLPYVNGLDICRLLRHEGHSVPILILSAKGSETDRVVGLEVGADDYLTKPFGMRELIARVRALLRRHRCPIPQFQPPVLRFQDITLYPQECRVVVRGEEINLSPKEFRILELFMSNPRRVWSRDQLIERVWGPDFMGDSKTVDVHIRWLREKLEVDPSHPEYLLTVRGFGYRFG